A region from the Oncorhynchus keta strain PuntledgeMale-10-30-2019 chromosome 5, Oket_V2, whole genome shotgun sequence genome encodes:
- the LOC127930043 gene encoding uncharacterized protein LOC127930043 isoform X5 translates to MTNWLMTLHHQHCLMTLHHQHCLMTLHHQHCLMTLHHQHRLMTLHHQHCLMTLHHQHRPMTLHHQHCLMTLHHQHRLMTLHHQHCLMTLHHQHRPMTLHHQHCLMTLHHQHRLMTLHHQHCLMTLHHQHRLMTLHHQHCLMTLHHQHRLMTLHHQHCLMTLHHQHRPMTLHHQHRLMTLHHQHRLMTLHHQHRLMTLHHQHRPMTLHHQHRPMTLHHQHCLMTLHHQHRLMTLHHQHCLMTLHHQHCLMTLHHQHRPMTLHHQHRPMTLHHQHRLMTLHHQHRLMTLHHQHCLMTLHHQHRPMTLHHQHRPMTLHHQHRPMTLHHQHRPMTLHHQHRLMTLHHQHCLMTLHHQHRPMTLHHRHCLMTLHHQHCLMTLHHQHCLMTLHHRHYLMTLHHQHCLMTIHRQHCLMTLHHQHCLMTLHHHHRPMTLHHQHRPMTLHHQHRLMTLHHQHRLMTIHRQHCLMTLHHQHRPMTLHHQHRLMTLHHQHCLMTLHHQHRPMTLHHQHRPMTLHHQHRLMTLHHQHCLMTLHHQHCLMTLHHQHCLMTLHHQHCLMTLHHQHCLMTLHHQHCLMTLHHQHCLMTLHHQHRPMTLHHQHRPMTLHHQHRPMTLHHQHRPMTLHNQHRPMTLAQMLSPLFCITLFTKTSTCFGSDPK, encoded by the exons atgacaaattggttgatgacactacaccatcaacattgtctgatgacactacaccatcaacattgtctgatgacactacaccatcaacattgtctgatgacactacaccatcaacataggctgatgacactacaccatcaacattgtctgatgacactacaccatcaacataggccgatgacactacaccatcaacattgtctgatgacactacaccatcaacataggctgatgacactacaccatcaacattgtctgatgacactacaccatcaacataggccgatgacactacaccatcaacattgtctgatgacactacaccatcaacataggctgatgacactacaccatcaacattgtctgatgacactacaccatcaacataggctgatgacactacaccatcaacattgtctgatgacactacaccatcaacataggctgatgacactacaccatcaacattgtctgatgacactacaccatcaacataggccgatgacactacaccatcaacataggctgatgacactacaccatcaacataggctgatgacactacaccatcaacataggctgatgacactacaccatcaacataggccgatgacactacaccatcaacataggccgatgacactacaccatcaacattgtctgatgacactacaccatcaacataggctgatgacactacaccatcaacattgtctgatgacactacaccatcaacattgtctgatgacactacaccatcaacataggccgatgacactacaccatcaacataggccgatgacactacaccatcaacataggctgatgacactacaccatcaacataggctgatgacactacaccatcaacattgtctgatgacactacaccatcaacataggccgatgacactacaccatcaacataggccgatgacactacaccatcaacatag Gccgatgacactacaccatcaacataggccgatgacactacaccatcaacatag gctgatgacactacaccatcaacattgtctgatgacactacaccatcaacataggccgatgacactacaccatcgacattgtctgatgacactacaccatcaacattgtctgatgacactacaccatcaacattgtctgatgacactacaccatcgaCATTAtctgatgacactacaccatcaacattgTCTGATGACAATACACCGTCAACATTgtctgatgacactacaccatcaacattgtctgatgacactacaccatcaccATAGGccgatgacactacaccatcaacatcgaccgatgacactacaccatcaacataggctgatgacactacaccatcaacatagGCTGATGACAATACACCGTCAACATTgtctgatgacactacaccatcaacataggccgatgacactacaccatcaacatag gctgatgacactacaccatcaacattgtctgatgacactacaccatcaacataggccgatgacactacaccatcaacataggccgatgacactacaccatcaacataggctgatgacactacaccatcaacattgtctgatgacactacaccatcaacattgtctgatgacactacaccatcaacattgtctgatgacactacaccatcaacattgtctgatgacactacaccatcaacattgtctgatgacactacaccatcaacattgtctgatgacactacaccatcaacattgtctgatgacactacaccatcaacataggccgatgacactacaccatcaacataggccgatgacactacaccatcaacataggccgatgacactacaccatcaacatcGGCCGATGACACTACACAATCAACATCGGCCGATGACACTAGCTCAAATGTTAAGCCCTCTTTTCTGTATCACTTTGTTTACCAAAACAAGCACTTGTTTTGGAAGTGACCCTAAATGA
- the LOC127930043 gene encoding histidine-rich glycoprotein-like isoform X19, translated as MTNWLMTLHHQHCLMTLHHQHCLMTLHHQHCLMTLHHQHRLMTLHHQHCLMTLHHQHRPMTLHHQHCLMTLHHQHRLMTLHHQHCLMTLHHQHRPMTLHHQHCLMTLHHQHRLMTLHHQHCLMTLHHQHRLMTLHHQHCLMTLHHQHRLMTLHHQHCLMTLHHQHRPMTLHHQHRLMTLHHQHRLMTLHHQHRLMTLHHQHRPMTLHHQHRPMTLHHQHCLMTLHHQHRLMTLHHQHCLMTLHHQHCLMTLHHQHRPMTLHHQHRPMTLHHQHRLMTLHHQHRLMTLHHQHCLMTLHHQHRPMTLHHQHRPMTLHHQHRPMTLHHQHRPMTLHHQHRPMTLHHQHRLMTLHHQHCLMTLHHQHRLMTLHHQHCLMTLHHQHRPMTLHHQHRPMTLHHQHRLMTLHHQHCLMTLHHQHCLMTLHHQHCLMTLHHQHCLMTLHHQHCLMTLHHQHCLMTLHHQHCLMTLHHQHRPMTLHHQHRPMTLHHQHRPMTLHHQHRPMTLHNQHRPMTLAQMLSPLFCITLFTKTSTCFGSDPK; from the exons atgacaaattggttgatgacactacaccatcaacattgtctgatgacactacaccatcaacattgtctgatgacactacaccatcaacattgtctgatgacactacaccatcaacataggctgatgacactacaccatcaacattgtctgatgacactacaccatcaacataggccgatgacactacaccatcaacattgtctgatgacactacaccatcaacataggctgatgacactacaccatcaacattgtctgatgacactacaccatcaacataggccgatgacactacaccatcaacattgtctgatgacactacaccatcaacataggctgatgacactacaccatcaacattgtctgatgacactacaccatcaacataggctgatgacactacaccatcaacattgtctgatgacactacaccatcaacataggctgatgacactacaccatcaacattgtctgatgacactacaccatcaacataggccgatgacactacaccatcaacataggctgatgacactacaccatcaacataggctgatgacactacaccatcaacataggctgatgacactacaccatcaacataggccgatgacactacaccatcaacataggccgatgacactacaccatcaacattgtctgatgacactacaccatcaacataggctgatgacactacaccatcaacattgtctgatgacactacaccatcaacattgtctgatgacactacaccatcaacataggccgatgacactacaccatcaacataggccgatgacactacaccatcaacataggctgatgacactacaccatcaacataggctgatgacactacaccatcaacattgtctgatgacactacaccatcaacataggccgatgacactacaccatcaacataggccgatgacactacaccatcaacatag Gccgatgacactacaccatcaacataggccgatgacactacaccatcaacatag gccgatgacactacaccatcaacataggttgatgacactacaccatcaacattgtctgatgacactacaccatcaacataggctgatgacactacaccatcaacattgtctgatgacactacaccatcaacataggccgatgacactacaccatcaacataggccgatgacactacaccatcaacataggctgatgacactacaccatcaacattgtctgatgacactacaccatcaacattgtctgatgacactacaccatcaacattgtctgatgacactacaccatcaacattgtctgatgacactacaccatcaacattgtctgatgacactacaccatcaacattgtctgatgacactacaccatcaacattgtctgatgacactacaccatcaacataggccgatgacactacaccatcaacataggccgatgacactacaccatcaacataggccgatgacactacaccatcaacatcGGCCGATGACACTACACAATCAACATCGGCCGATGACACTAGCTCAAATGTTAAGCCCTCTTTTCTGTATCACTTTGTTTACCAAAACAAGCACTTGTTTTGGAAGTGACCCTAAATGA
- the LOC127930043 gene encoding uncharacterized protein LOC127930043 isoform X9 gives MTNWLMTLHHQHCLMTLHHQHCLMTLHHQHCLMTLHHQHRLMTLHHQHCLMTLHHQHRPMTLHHQHCLMTLHHQHRLMTLHHQHCLMTLHHQHRPMTLHHQHCLMTLHHQHRLMTLHHQHCLMTLHHQHRLMTLHHQHCLMTLHHQHRLMTLHHQHCLMTLHHQHRPMTLHHQHRLMTLHHQHRLMTLHHQHRLMTLHHQHRPMTLHHQHRPMTLHHQHCLMTLHHQHRLMTLHHQHCLMTLHHQHCLMTLHHQHRPMTLHHQHRPMTLHHQHRLMTLHHQHRLMTLHHQHCLMTLHHQHRPMTLHHQHRPMTLHHQHRPMTLHHQHRPMTLHHQHRLMTLHHQHCLMTLHHQHRPMTLHHRHCLMTLHHQHCLMTLHHQHCLMTLHHRHYLMTLHHQHCLMTIHRQHCLMTLHHQHCLMTLHHHHRPMTLHHQHRPMTLHHQHRLMTLHHQHRLMTIHRQHCLMTLHHQHRPMTLHHQHRPMTLHHQHRLMTLHHQHCLMTLHHQHCLMTLHHQHCLMTLHHQHCLMTLHHQHCLMTLHHQHCLMTLHHQHCLMTLHHQHRPMTLHHQHRPMTLHHQHRPMTLHHQHRPMTLHNQHRPMTLAQMLSPLFCITLFTKTSTCFGSDPK, from the exons atgacaaattggttgatgacactacaccatcaacattgtctgatgacactacaccatcaacattgtctgatgacactacaccatcaacattgtctgatgacactacaccatcaacataggctgatgacactacaccatcaacattgtctgatgacactacaccatcaacataggccgatgacactacaccatcaacattgtctgatgacactacaccatcaacataggctgatgacactacaccatcaacattgtctgatgacactacaccatcaacataggccgatgacactacaccatcaacattgtctgatgacactacaccatcaacataggctgatgacactacaccatcaacattgtctgatgacactacaccatcaacataggctgatgacactacaccatcaacattgtctgatgacactacaccatcaacataggctgatgacactacaccatcaacattgtctgatgacactacaccatcaacataggccgatgacactacaccatcaacataggctgatgacactacaccatcaacataggctgatgacactacaccatcaacataggctgatgacactacaccatcaacataggccgatgacactacaccatcaacataggccgatgacactacaccatcaacattgtctgatgacactacaccatcaacataggctgatgacactacaccatcaacattgtctgatgacactacaccatcaacattgtctgatgacactacaccatcaacataggccgatgacactacaccatcaacataggccgatgacactacaccatcaacataggctgatgacactacaccatcaacataggctgatgacactacaccatcaacattgtctgatgacactacaccatcaacataggccgatgacactacaccatcaacataggccgatgacactacaccatcaacatag Gccgatgacactacaccatcaacataggccgatgacactacaccatcaacatag gctgatgacactacaccatcaacattgtctgatgacactacaccatcaacataggccgatgacactacaccatcgacattgtctgatgacactacaccatcaacattgtctgatgacactacaccatcaacattgtctgatgacactacaccatcgaCATTAtctgatgacactacaccatcaacattgTCTGATGACAATACACCGTCAACATTgtctgatgacactacaccatcaacattgtctgatgacactacaccatcaccATAGGccgatgacactacaccatcaacatcgaccgatgacactacaccatcaacataggctgatgacactacaccatcaacatagGCTGATGACAATACACCGTCAACATTgtctgatgacactacaccatcaacataggccgatgacactacaccatcaacatag gccgatgacactacaccatcaacataggctgatgacactacaccatcaacattgtctgatgacactacaccatcaacattgtctgatgacactacaccatcaacattgtctgatgacactacaccatcaacattgtctgatgacactacaccatcaacattgtctgatgacactacaccatcaacattgtctgatgacactacaccatcaacattgtctgatgacactacaccatcaacataggccgatgacactacaccatcaacataggccgatgacactacaccatcaacataggccgatgacactacaccatcaacatcGGCCGATGACACTACACAATCAACATCGGCCGATGACACTAGCTCAAATGTTAAGCCCTCTTTTCTGTATCACTTTGTTTACCAAAACAAGCACTTGTTTTGGAAGTGACCCTAAATGA
- the LOC127930043 gene encoding uncharacterized protein LOC127930043 isoform X7: MTNWLMTLHHQHCLMTLHHQHCLMTLHHQHCLMTLHHQHRLMTLHHQHCLMTLHHQHRPMTLHHQHCLMTLHHQHRLMTLHHQHCLMTLHHQHRPMTLHHQHCLMTLHHQHRLMTLHHQHCLMTLHHQHRLMTLHHQHCLMTLHHQHRLMTLHHQHCLMTLHHQHRPMTLHHQHRLMTLHHQHRLMTLHHQHRLMTLHHQHRPMTLHHQHRPMTLHHQHCLMTLHHQHRLMTLHHQHCLMTLHHQHCLMTLHHQHRPMTLHHQHRPMTLHHQHRLMTLHHQHRLMTLHHQHCLMTLHHQHRPMTLHHQHRPMTLHHQHRPMTLHHQHRPMTLHHQHRLMTLHHQHCLMTLHHQHRPMTLHHRHCLMTLHHQHCLMTLHHQHCLMTLHHRHYLMTLHHQHCLMTIHRQHCLMTLHHQHCLMTLHHHHRPMTLHHQHRPMTLHHQHRLMTLHHQHRLMTIHRQHCLMTLHHQHRPMTLHHQHRPMTLHHQHRPMTLHHQHRLMTLHHQHCLMTLHHQHCLMTLHHQHCLMTLHHQHCLMTLHHQHCLMTLHHQHCLMTLHHQHCLMTLHHQHRPMTLHHQHRPMTLHHQHRPMTLHHQHRPMTLHNQHRPMTLAQMLSPLFCITLFTKTSTCFGSDPK, from the exons atgacaaattggttgatgacactacaccatcaacattgtctgatgacactacaccatcaacattgtctgatgacactacaccatcaacattgtctgatgacactacaccatcaacataggctgatgacactacaccatcaacattgtctgatgacactacaccatcaacataggccgatgacactacaccatcaacattgtctgatgacactacaccatcaacataggctgatgacactacaccatcaacattgtctgatgacactacaccatcaacataggccgatgacactacaccatcaacattgtctgatgacactacaccatcaacataggctgatgacactacaccatcaacattgtctgatgacactacaccatcaacataggctgatgacactacaccatcaacattgtctgatgacactacaccatcaacataggctgatgacactacaccatcaacattgtctgatgacactacaccatcaacataggccgatgacactacaccatcaacataggctgatgacactacaccatcaacataggctgatgacactacaccatcaacataggctgatgacactacaccatcaacataggccgatgacactacaccatcaacataggccgatgacactacaccatcaacattgtctgatgacactacaccatcaacataggctgatgacactacaccatcaacattgtctgatgacactacaccatcaacattgtctgatgacactacaccatcaacataggccgatgacactacaccatcaacataggccgatgacactacaccatcaacataggctgatgacactacaccatcaacataggctgatgacactacaccatcaacattgtctgatgacactacaccatcaacataggccgatgacactacaccatcaacataggccgatgacactacaccatcaacatag Gccgatgacactacaccatcaacataggccgatgacactacaccatcaacatag gctgatgacactacaccatcaacattgtctgatgacactacaccatcaacataggccgatgacactacaccatcgacattgtctgatgacactacaccatcaacattgtctgatgacactacaccatcaacattgtctgatgacactacaccatcgaCATTAtctgatgacactacaccatcaacattgTCTGATGACAATACACCGTCAACATTgtctgatgacactacaccatcaacattgtctgatgacactacaccatcaccATAGGccgatgacactacaccatcaacatcgaccgatgacactacaccatcaacataggctgatgacactacaccatcaacatagGCTGATGACAATACACCGTCAACATTgtctgatgacactacaccatcaacataggccgatgacactacaccatcaacatag gccgatgacactacaccatcaacataggccgatgacactacaccatcaacataggctgatgacactacaccatcaacattgtctgatgacactacaccatcaacattgtctgatgacactacaccatcaacattgtctgatgacactacaccatcaacattgtctgatgacactacaccatcaacattgtctgatgacactacaccatcaacattgtctgatgacactacaccatcaacattgtctgatgacactacaccatcaacataggccgatgacactacaccatcaacataggccgatgacactacaccatcaacataggccgatgacactacaccatcaacatcGGCCGATGACACTACACAATCAACATCGGCCGATGACACTAGCTCAAATGTTAAGCCCTCTTTTCTGTATCACTTTGTTTACCAAAACAAGCACTTGTTTTGGAAGTGACCCTAAATGA
- the LOC127930043 gene encoding histidine-rich glycoprotein-like isoform X14 yields the protein MTNWLMTLHHQHCLMTLHHQHCLMTLHHQHCLMTLHHQHRLMTLHHQHCLMTLHHQHRPMTLHHQHCLMTLHHQHRLMTLHHQHCLMTLHHQHRPMTLHHQHCLMTLHHQHRLMTLHHQHCLMTLHHQHRLMTLHHQHCLMTLHHQHRLMTLHHQHCLMTLHHQHRPMTLHHQHRLMTLHHQHRLMTLHHQHRLMTLHHQHRPMTLHHQHRPMTLHHQHCLMTLHHQHRLMTLHHQHCLMTLHHQHCLMTLHHQHRPMTLHHQHRPMTLHHQHRLMTLHHQHRLMTLHHQHCLMTLHHQHRPMTLHHQHRPMTLHHQHRPMTLHHQHRPMTLHHQHRPMTLHHQHRPMTLHHQHRLMTLHHQHRLMTIHRQHCLMTLHHQHRPMTLHHQHRLMTLHHQHCLMTLHHQHRLMTLHHQHCLMTLHHQHRPMTLHHQHRPMTLHHQHRLMTLHHQHCLMTLHHQHCLMTLHHQHCLMTLHHQHCLMTLHHQHCLMTLHHQHCLMTLHHQHCLMTLHHQHRPMTLHHQHRPMTLHHQHRPMTLHHQHRPMTLHNQHRPMTLAQMLSPLFCITLFTKTSTCFGSDPK from the exons atgacaaattggttgatgacactacaccatcaacattgtctgatgacactacaccatcaacattgtctgatgacactacaccatcaacattgtctgatgacactacaccatcaacataggctgatgacactacaccatcaacattgtctgatgacactacaccatcaacataggccgatgacactacaccatcaacattgtctgatgacactacaccatcaacataggctgatgacactacaccatcaacattgtctgatgacactacaccatcaacataggccgatgacactacaccatcaacattgtctgatgacactacaccatcaacataggctgatgacactacaccatcaacattgtctgatgacactacaccatcaacataggctgatgacactacaccatcaacattgtctgatgacactacaccatcaacataggctgatgacactacaccatcaacattgtctgatgacactacaccatcaacataggccgatgacactacaccatcaacataggctgatgacactacaccatcaacataggctgatgacactacaccatcaacataggctgatgacactacaccatcaacataggccgatgacactacaccatcaacataggccgatgacactacaccatcaacattgtctgatgacactacaccatcaacataggctgatgacactacaccatcaacattgtctgatgacactacaccatcaacattgtctgatgacactacaccatcaacataggccgatgacactacaccatcaacataggccgatgacactacaccatcaacataggctgatgacactacaccatcaacataggctgatgacactacaccatcaacattgtctgatgacactacaccatcaacataggccgatgacactacaccatcaacataggccgatgacactacaccatcaacatag Gccgatgacactacaccatcaacataggccgatgacactacaccatcaacatag GccgatgacactacaccatcaacatcgaccgatgacactacaccatcaacataggctgatgacactacaccatcaacatagGCTGATGACAATACACCGTCAACATTgtctgatgacactacaccatcaacataggccgatgacactacaccatcaacataggttgatgacactacaccatcaacattgtctgatgacactacaccatcaacataggctgatgacactacaccatcaacattgtctgatgacactacaccatcaacataggccgatgacactacaccatcaacataggccgatgacactacaccatcaacataggctgatgacactacaccatcaacattgtctgatgacactacaccatcaacattgtctgatgacactacaccatcaacattgtctgatgacactacaccatcaacattgtctgatgacactacaccatcaacattgtctgatgacactacaccatcaacattgtctgatgacactacaccatcaacattgtctgatgacactacaccatcaacataggccgatgacactacaccatcaacataggccgatgacactacaccatcaacataggccgatgacactacaccatcaacatcGGCCGATGACACTACACAATCAACATCGGCCGATGACACTAGCTCAAATGTTAAGCCCTCTTTTCTGTATCACTTTGTTTACCAAAACAAGCACTTGTTTTGGAAGTGACCCTAAATGA
- the LOC127930043 gene encoding histidine-rich glycoprotein-like isoform X18, with translation MTNWLMTLHHQHCLMTLHHQHCLMTLHHQHCLMTLHHQHRLMTLHHQHCLMTLHHQHRPMTLHHQHCLMTLHHQHRLMTLHHQHCLMTLHHQHRPMTLHHQHCLMTLHHQHRLMTLHHQHCLMTLHHQHRLMTLHHQHCLMTLHHQHRLMTLHHQHCLMTLHHQHRPMTLHHQHRLMTLHHQHRLMTLHHQHRLMTLHHQHRPMTLHHQHRPMTLHHQHCLMTLHHQHRLMTLHHQHCLMTLHHQHCLMTLHHQHRPMTLHHQHRPMTLHHQHRLMTLHHQHRLMTLHHQHCLMTLHHQHRPMTLHHQHRPMTLHHQHRPMTLHHQHRPMTLHHQHRLMTLHHQHCLMTLHHQHRPMTLHHRHCLMTLHHQHCLMTLHHQHCLMTLHHRHYLMTLHHQHCLMTIHRQHCLMTLHHQHCLMTLHHHHRPMTLHHQHRPMTLHHQHRLMTLHHQHRLMTIHRQHCLMTLHHQHRPMTLHHQHRPMTLHHQHRPMTLHHQHRPMTLHHQHRPMTLHNQHRPMTLAQMLSPLFCITLFTKTSTCFGSDPK, from the exons atgacaaattggttgatgacactacaccatcaacattgtctgatgacactacaccatcaacattgtctgatgacactacaccatcaacattgtctgatgacactacaccatcaacataggctgatgacactacaccatcaacattgtctgatgacactacaccatcaacataggccgatgacactacaccatcaacattgtctgatgacactacaccatcaacataggctgatgacactacaccatcaacattgtctgatgacactacaccatcaacataggccgatgacactacaccatcaacattgtctgatgacactacaccatcaacataggctgatgacactacaccatcaacattgtctgatgacactacaccatcaacataggctgatgacactacaccatcaacattgtctgatgacactacaccatcaacataggctgatgacactacaccatcaacattgtctgatgacactacaccatcaacataggccgatgacactacaccatcaacataggctgatgacactacaccatcaacataggctgatgacactacaccatcaacataggctgatgacactacaccatcaacataggccgatgacactacaccatcaacataggccgatgacactacaccatcaacattgtctgatgacactacaccatcaacataggctgatgacactacaccatcaacattgtctgatgacactacaccatcaacattgtctgatgacactacaccatcaacataggccgatgacactacaccatcaacataggccgatgacactacaccatcaacataggctgatgacactacaccatcaacataggctgatgacactacaccatcaacattgtctgatgacactacaccatcaacataggccgatgacactacaccatcaacataggccgatgacactacaccatcaacatag Gccgatgacactacaccatcaacataggccgatgacactacaccatcaacatag gctgatgacactacaccatcaacattgtctgatgacactacaccatcaacataggccgatgacactacaccatcgacattgtctgatgacactacaccatcaacattgtctgatgacactacaccatcaacattgtctgatgacactacaccatcgaCATTAtctgatgacactacaccatcaacattgTCTGATGACAATACACCGTCAACATTgtctgatgacactacaccatcaacattgtctgatgacactacaccatcaccATAGGccgatgacactacaccatcaacatcgaccgatgacactacaccatcaacataggctgatgacactacaccatcaacatagGCTGATGACAATACACCGTCAACATTgtctgatgacactacaccatcaacataggccgatgacactacaccatcaacatag gccgatgacactacaccatcaacataggccgatgacactacaccatcaacataggccgatgacactacaccatcaacatcGGCCGATGACACTACACAATCAACATCGGCCGATGACACTAGCTCAAATGTTAAGCCCTCTTTTCTGTATCACTTTGTTTACCAAAACAAGCACTTGTTTTGGAAGTGACCCTAAATGA